From the Glycine max cultivar Williams 82 chromosome 11, Glycine_max_v4.0, whole genome shotgun sequence genome, the window CAGGTCTGTCAATTATTCTTTGCAGATTCTTCCTTTTGTGTTTTTCTCATGATTTAGTATTAATCTATTTCATGGTACTGAagcttaaatattttgtatgctGCATTGCAGTCAATAATATTGACTATATTAAATTTCTTTCCAATGGAAATTTCCTggtaaattgaaatattttgctGTGGCAAATGGCAATAAGGCCTACTGGTGTCCAGACTTGCCTAGACTTGTCCACTTTATTTTTCTGCTAAGTTTCTCAGTGCACTTATTGCATCTGAGACTGTTAGAACATGAAATGAAATATTTGGTTATCGGCATATATTTATACTTTATAGACATTGAAAGTGATACCAACTAGTTATATATTGTGTAAAATGTCAAATGCTAACTATATGATTTCTTGATTACAGTTTTGCCATTGTTATTGAAtcaaccatttttattttttttttaaattttggtgaTGGATTTGCATGAAAATACTGACATATGTTGTATCTTTAAGTAATCTCAAGATAATGTTTATTTCTTACATCTTTAATTTACTTCTTCGCTGCTTGTTATAGAACATGAGACACTTGCTGTAATTAGTGCTTTCAAGATCCCCCCATCTTTTTTCTGTTTGTCTGCTCATTACAGATGTGCTTTGGTTGTAGAGGTTTCACACTTATCATTTTGTAATTTCTAGATATTTTTGTTCCCTGCATCTTTAATCTGCtgatcttctaatttttttgtttcttatatattgGATGAGATTAGAGATGGTTGtacagattttttttcttggttcaGTAAATAGACATTACCTTTGGGTATGCcacaatcttatttttttcctctttgtgtaaaatttgatataGATGACATTTCTCCATAAAGGGTTTGATGAGACTCGTCGACTTGGCCTTAGAAGTGAGACAGAGCaggttatttattatataattttttgaggTTATCTTTATTCAGTAGCAGTTTTCTTCAAAAATCCCCTGAATTATATACACTGCTCTTAAATTATGCAGATAGTCCGTCATGCTTCTCCAGCTGGTGAAACTGGAATGCTTGTTGTGGACTCTGTGGTGAACAAATTGTTATGTAGAATGTTAATGTTTTTTGAGTTGATattccatttcaatttctttggcTTTACTCCTTGACTTGTTTAGGTTCCAGGTGGTCCGGGTTATAAACATTTGGAACCGGGTGATGTACTTGTTCGTGTCAATGGAGAAGTAAGTTTGTTTGAAGGGCAAATTTTTGCTCCCCTGCCCTACCCTCCCCATTTTGTTTCtctgttaatttttgtttgatataGATTTAGTTTGTTTATCGTCCTTGGTGAAACACTGGGCTTTATGTTTCATCTAGAACTAGAAGAATGAACTGGTCATAAAAAGGTAATACTTGATTATGGAGGGCTAACACTGGGGTATTTTAGTAAAAACAGGGTCTTTTGCTGTCCATGTACTGTTTGTGGTTGGTATTAGACACTGGAGCTTGTTTTCTAGAACTTGACTCTGTAAAATTCATTGCAGGTCATTACTCAATTCCTGAAACTGGAGACTCTACTTGATGACAGTGTAAATAAGAATATTGAATTACAAATTGAAAGGGGTGGCACATCAAAAAGTTTAACTTTGTTGGTGAGATTCTTATTCTTGGATATTTACTTTATCAGTAGTTTTGTACTTGTTGACATAcccaaatgcttatcatttctATGGGAAGGGCATCATGGTGATCTACTTGCAACCTCCACTCTTTCTGAAGAGAGGGGCTGAAGGAAACCTAACTGTATAAAATGGTAAATAAATCAAGAGCATCATCaaacttttactttttatatccTTCTAATTTCATCAAAACTTAGCTTTTGAAGATCTGAAAATACAGTCAATGATAGACTAGAATTATACTGGTTTAACAATTTTGTTTGAAAGCAATACAGTGGCTAGATAGTAATTTTCTGAAGTTTTGTGATTCTTTAATTCTTTGTAATCAAATGCATGATAGTTATAATTTTGGGTTTGACCTGACTTGTGGCCTGATCGCCCATCAAAAGAGGTTTATGAAGTATGGACTCAAGACGAACCAAACTTAGCACTCTGCATCGTGCCACCCATGAAATAGGGAAAATATTTACCCATGAAGTAATATTGAACAGAAAGAATCTGATGAAAGCATAAAAGTAGGTTCTTAGTTACTAACATGAACCTGGCTCAAGATTTATACTGGCTGCTTGAATAATGATTATTGAAAATCCAATTATTGCTTACCATTGTGctaacttcttttctttttaaaatttttttgtatCAGGTGCAAGATTTGCACTCAATAACGCCTGATTATTTCTTAGAAGTTAGTGGGGCAGTAATACATCCTCTTTCTTATCAGCAGGTTAGTTGGACTGAACTCAGAAATTGGAATgcttacttattttattttgtgctcTCTACAGAAAACTTAGTTGAATATGATTTGGCTTGCTGTTTGAGAGGCCGAAGGAGGTGCCTGTTCAAATGAAGAAATATGTCTTGAATGTTCACcatgtttcttttatatttaagatattATTAGAGAAGTGTTTGGCCTTTTTCCTTTATTCTATTGGTCCATCTATTTCTGTGTGCTGGCCTTTTTCCTTCATTCTATTGGTCCATCTGTCTCTATTTAAGATGTTTTTGGTCTTATACTAAATTActatttcctctaaatggttgaTTTACCTTCTTATTGTATATTCAAGGGTACCAGTTTGTTTCCAGTTGTGGTTACTGTAACATAGTTATTCGAGAATATACTGTGTCATAAAACTCCCAATATGTTACTCACCCCTCCCCAAGGTTGCTTCCATTACTCTTCCAATTTAAGCTAACTGCCtcattttggttatgtttatcaTCTTTTTAATGCAGGCTAGAAACTTCCGTTTCCATTGTGGGCTTGTTTATGTGGCCGAACCAGGGTATGTGTACTTTGATAAGCATTGAATTTACCAAACTTGATACATATTTACAGCCTAATGGCCagagaaaatattaatgaattgtAGTTTATATTGATGATAGGTTATGCTTATCCAAATTATGTATAGAGCTATGTGAGTgagattattaatttattataactttATGATGATCTTGTAAGTTTATCTCTTGTATTTTAGAATTCCTTGAAATTGTTCATCACTTGACAAATTAGCAAATAACCCTGAGTCTAGCATGAAGTTTGTCTTCATACGCAAGAGTTGTTCCTTGAGGGATGAGGGAGAGGATCCCTctgatatttatttaacattttggCATATATCATGTACTTTATTAAACATGTGATACTTACCTTTTGCAGATATATGCTCTTCAGAGCAGGAGTTCCTCGCCATgcaataattaagaaatttgcTGGTGAAGAAATATCATGTCTTGACGAACTGATATCAGTTCTTTCTAAGCTATCCAGGGGTGCTCGAGTACCATTGGAATATATAAGCTACATGGATCGTCATCGAAGGAAGGTAATGGTTACTGTGCAAATAACatatagttttaaattaatgtatatttGCACAATGCAGATACTGTTTATTACTTCTTGTCATAACTTTCAAATGGTATTGTTTGGCCTTTTTAAACCTTGATCTATGTATTTGCAATAAAATTTTCCTAGTGGTTCATGAATAGAAAACAACCCCTCATTGATTATATTGTGTATAGgatatttcaaagaaaacaatgagcttttctatttattagtatctttctttttctttggtcTATAAGATTTAGGGTATGCAATGGTATACTTGTTACTATTTATACATATGATTGGTATAcatatttagattattttactTAGATTTTGTAGAAGTCAGCTTTTATGGTTGTATATGACTATATGTTATTGGTTTATAATAAGCATCTAACTATACAGGGATGGTTTACATTTTGTAAGTTTTTTGACACAAAGGTggattttatgaaaagtttatTCTATTGAAAATTGGCTTAATGATGTAAACTTTATTCTAACTCTACACTGGAGTCTACTGGTATATTAGTCTAGCAGATTGTCAGCACTACAACAATGTTCAATATATGTTTTTGTGGATAATTGAACTTGACATTTGTTGCTGATATTAGAAGCGGATTGACTTTCTGATCCGACATGAATCACATGATAATGTTTTCATGTTAGAAGCGGTGGTATATTTATATGTTTGTATCTATGTTCAATAttatatgttgttgtggataATTGAACTTGACATTTGTGGCTGATATTAGAAATGGATTGACTTTCCGATCTGATAAGATAGTATTTTCATGTTAGAAGCAGTGGTTTATTTATATGTTTGTATCTATGTTCCTTTTGCATTTGTGCTCGGAGGTCATTTAAAAGGTATAACAAATTTCTGATTGTTTCACTAACATGGCTGATGGGGCTGCAGTCTGTGTTAGTGACGGTTGATCGGCATGAATGGTATGCACCACCTCAGATATACACTCGTGATGACAGTACTGGTCTTTGGAATGCTAAGCCTGCTTTTAAGCTTGATTCCCCCTTCCTATCATTGGGTGCTAAAGATGTTGAAAATCTATCTAGACAGTCAGTTTCACTAACTGGTGAGCATGCTTGTGGGGGACATGTGTGTGGAGATAACAGTCAGGAGTTGGTTGATGGTGTCACTAGCATGGAAACCAATTGTGAAGATCCCTCAGAGTGTGTATCTCACCACAATGCATCTGATGGTGTGGTGAAAAAACGAAAAGTGGATGAAGATTTATCAGCTGATGGAAATGTTGTTGCTGATTTTTCCTTAAATGACTCAAGGGAAACTAAGCTAGAAAAATCAAGTATTATACAGGATGACATGTTAATGGACTATCAGGGTGCAACTGCAGCTACAGCAAATGCATCAGTTGCTGAACGTGTGATCGAGCCTACACTTGTGATGTTTGAGGTATTATTGTAGAAATTTTATCACAATTTTGCTAAGTGGCTTCACTGGAATGTATAGAGTGCGTGAATGATACTAAAATTATATGATGCCCTCATTATGGTGTATCCTCCATAAGTTTTGGGATGCCCTCATTAAAAAGTaccaaaacttttaaaaattttgttgttttggaGGTTTAAGatgaatttttctctttttttttatataaaattcataCAATATATGttccttttttaaattattgaaatttaacaattttttgtgGTCTTAACATGAATTTCcgttcttttttcttgttttggccTGATTGGAAGTTATCTTAACTGATTAGGAAGTGTTTCAAAATGTCTCTATCATGAATTGTTGCAGTTTGGTGTGTGTTTCTGATATTTGGAAACAGGGAACATTTTCATTATTTGAACTTTTCTAGCAAACTCAGAAGCTGTCACCATTGAagttcaaaaagtttttttctgGAGGGCGGAGGTGACTGaggcattttttattatttatgtaattatagAATAAACCTAGctatgttaattttgtttttacagctattttataatatacttAGGTATATGTTTTTAATAGTTGATTTGACATATCCTACAATTTTCTAGAGCTGATGCATATGACATTTACTCCTAGTCTCCTACCTTACTGATCTACATGTGTAACCCACCTGTTTTTCGTCAGCAAGCTGTCCTGCTATTTTGTATTATGATATTCAACTCATCAGTTTTATACATAATCAAGTAATCTtttaaaactttcaaaatcTGTTCTGTATACTATGATGTACATGTAAATTGTTGGCAGCTAAGTTACTCTTGTACAGGCCAGTATGTCAATTTTACAGGAAATGTTAATACTTAATAGggtacaataaattttaaagaatctATAAACACTTCAGcagaatatatatttaaatttttttataaaatttatatgcagttatatattaaaaaaaaatacattgtctaataaatattttcttataaaaagtacaaaaaactAACAGACTTTGATTAGGGCAAATTACACTCACCCCTTTCAGTTTAACAGAATTACACTTCCTTTTTTTGACAATACAAAATCCTGTCAATTTATATAACAGCATTGGGTACCCTTCCTGTTGACCTCCCTTGATTTCTTATGCAGTGATATGAATCAGGGAAGATCAATGTAATGTTAAAAAAGGGAGGAGTATCGATGATCAAgtgtaatttcattaaatttgaGAGGTGTGAGTATAATTTTCCCTAAATGTTTTAAAGGATCTAAAAAATCTGTTCTTTTTCATGATccaaaacaaatttttacttttagcaatttgttttttttttgtaagattcctaaattctttttttggagcatttaaaatgttttgaaatcaaaatttcccattttgatttttgatcATTTTCGAGCaaaacattgaagaaaaagtaaaatgttttgaagcatttttttgtatgatgaaTTCATGTGAGGTGTGTGGTATGAAAATTTGTACCCAGCATAGATAAGATATAGGTGTTGGCAACCGAATTTTGACCGAGCTCTTTGGTTTATTATTTCTTGCGACAACAAAGGGTAAAATGGAAAACATTGTATTTGTATTTCTTAGATTGTCAGTGATAAATACCACTTCTGCATGTAAGGTGGATGTCATAGATTATAAAGACTACATTGGACTTTCTTGAGAAGGATATTTTCAATATGTGattctcttttaaatatatCTCTTATTTCTCCTCTAAGTATGGTTTTTGGACAGTTGTAGTAGACAATCGGTGGATGTATGGAGCCTGAGATCAATTTTAGGATTGCACAAGTTCCTTGATGTTTTCCTTTTCTAATCCCTTAACTAAATATTACCTTTTGTTTTGGACAGTCCTAGTAGACAATCAGTGAATTTCCATGTAGTATAAAAACTGATGTCATTATAATTGTGGTTTGCCATAGTTCATTTGTTTCTATTGTCAGTCTAATTGTTAAGGGGAGCCTTGGAACGGTTAGAGTTGCTGCTGTGTGATTTCAAGTTGGGTAATTAGTCTCTTGCAAATGCAAAGGCTGACTAGGTAGACCCATAATGGATCTGACCCTTCCCTTGACCCTGCCATTGTGGGAGTTTTATAGAAACAGGCTGCCCTTATTTTTGTCCATCTAATAATTTAGTCTTAGTTGTGATATGTGGTCCAAATTTTTCCTATCAGCCTTTTGTTTGATTGATGGGAATGCAGCAATATGGCTTCCGGTGtcccttgattttttttttttttaaatcatcttTTCCCCACCCATAACTGTCATATTTAAGTGTTTAAGTTCATTAATCTGGGACATTTCTATTTTTCTGATGAAAAATTTCTGTATTATATAATCACTTTTATGAGTTATGACAACAATGCTTGATGTTGTAGCACTGAACCGGTGCCGACTTACTGGTTTTCCTATGGTTTTTCTAAAATCGTGTGGTATATGCAGGTTCATGTTCCCCCATCTTGTATGCTTGATGGTGTTCATTCACAGCACTTTTTTGGAACTGGTGTCATAATTTATCATTCCCAAGATATGGGATTAGTTGCAGTTGACAAGAATACAGTTGCAATATCTGCTTCTGATGTAATGCTATCTTTCGCCGCCTTCCCAGTTGAAATTCCAGGAGAGGTAAATCTTTCTAAAAGAATGTGacaccaataaaataaatgaataaacaaGAAGGTTGTCTTTCTTTAGCTTATTGTCCCTCTTCCTTATTTCAGGTGGTATTTCTCCATCCTGTTCACAATTATGCCCTTATATCATATGATCCCTCTGCATTGGGACCTGTTGGGGGTTCAGTTGTTCGTGCTGCAGAGTTACTTCCAGGTGGGTTTCAACATGTAATTGCTAAATTTCTACTATTTTAAGGCGACTTCATCTTTATCAGATCCAGATTTGGGAATGAAGAGCATGTTCCATTCTCATTGACCTGTGACTAAAGACTACTATCCATACTTTGGTTGAATGGGACTgggaataataaaagaaaaatctttttatgATTTGTTGTTATGAATTCCAATTTCTCATGTCCCCTTTCTGTCAAGGAATACATATCTTACCTGTGAGGATATCATGATATGTGTGGAGGTGATGAACTCTGTATGAACttattactatatatatttgtaGTTGATATAGTTTTACATTTTCTAGTTGAAGTTAATTGCTTCTggtaaatgattaaattactcTAACAAGGGATGAGGGAATATTCTAAAGGTAAATAATGTTTTGTTTGAAGATATAAACATTTTAGATGTAGATGATGAGAGAAGGCAGAAGTTTGAGGGcttttacaattatttatcTATATTGTTGAAAGACTCATGTTTAGTACATTTTCTTGTTCAGAGCCAGCATTACGCCGGGGGGATTCTGTTTATCTTGTGGGGTTGAGTAGAAGTCTGCAAGCAACTTCTAGGAAATCAGTTGTTACCAATCCTTGTGCTGCATTAAATATAGGATCTGCTGATTCCCCTCGCTATAGAGCAACCAATATGGAAGTAATTGAGCTTGATACAGGTGAATTTGGATagctgtttgtttgtttgttaaatCATGTTACTTGTACAGATAAAAAGGTCTTACTATTCATTTGTTAAAATACAGATTTTGGCAGTACATTTTCGGGTGTGCTAACAGACGAACAAGGAAGGGTCCAAGCTATATGGGGAAGCTTCTCAACTCAGGTTTATACTACTTATTCTCTGCTTGCTGGGATGGATCTGGACATTTTTCATTAGGGCCACTATTGGAAAAACTGCTATAAGAAAATTGAATGATAAAACTAATACTTAATGACGTCAATAAAAACCTTTCTCGAGCCTTCTTTGAACAGCTTATGCTTTCAGGAGGGTTCATCCTTTGGCATGGCATAATATGAGTGAGTGGCTTTTAGTTAGACTAGATAATCCGAAGTTCAAACTTTGTactgctttttttttatttttattattagattaatttaattttcagcaCAAGATTTGGGTGAGTCTGTGCAATGTCCACACtcctaatctttttttattttttttattttttttattttgttgcattAGGGGGTGTGTTAGaaattttacttaaaactaCTCCCAAGTCTTCTAACAGGTTAAACTTTTAGCAAGATTGCTTCACAGTTGATGCTAATTAACCTTAAGTTCTATTCTTTTAGTGAATAGAAGTTAAGTAGGGGATAAGGTTGCCCCATTTCAAGGTTAGGACATACAACAAGCCTTAACAAGGGCTTACGTTTGTACTTATAAATGACTTACTAATGAAGGACCACTGAGGTAACTAGGAATGTGGCCAATGCTACCTTAATACTAATTTCCAAatagaaaattagaaattaaagaaGAATTAGACCTTGTCTATATGATCCAGTCATGAGTAAAATTCCTGATGGGAGACTTGAAACAATGTACATATAGTCATATACTATGGTTTTTGGTTTATTCATTTGTTTAATATAATAAAGCCTGACTTCAAACAGTTGTGTCCTCGTAGAAGAAGTACAAGAGAAGAAAGATGAAAACTAGAAAGAGACGAGAGAAGACAAATTTTACACAAACCTCAAAAGGCTACCTGATGGTGGGTTGGTCCTTGAAGTCTATAATGCCATTATtccttttcaattaaaattctaatatCAATTAAGAAAGGCCTAGAGTGTGAAATTTGTTCCTTGAATTCTATTTCATTATTCCTCTTCATTTATaattaggaaaacaaatataGGAGAAACTTTGCCAAAATTTTGACTGATATTTTGTTGAAATATAGGACTCGTGAATTATTATGCTTCCTTTTTCTTGCTAAACTGTTAAGTCTTTTATTTTGAAGGCTTGCCAGGTTAACTAGCTTGTATGTGGGTCATGGCCTAGGGTGGGCCATgacatataacttttttttttttttcatttcttgtgAAAGGGAGGGGGAGTATTTTTATGATGAACCCTGACTGAATTGTGACATACTTTTTATGTGGATGCTAAAATTCTCTGTTCCAGCTGAAATTTGGTTGCAGCACCTCAGAAGATCATCAATTTGTGAGGGGTATTCCAATTTATGCAATAAGTCAGGTTCTTGACAAGATTATATCAGGTGCAAATGGGTCACCTCTTCTTATAAATGGTGTCGAAAGGCCTATGCCACTTGTGAGAATTCTAGAGGTTGAACTTTATCCAACATTGCTTTCAAAGGCTCGGAGTTTTGGATTAAGTGATGATTGGATTCAAGTATGGATATCTTGCTTTTAATAGTTTTGAGTTTTTACCTGTAGGATATCTACTTTCCTTATGCATACAATATGTAATACTATTTTTCACTTtagctattaaaattttaaaaaaatgctacaTTAcaaccttatatatatatatgattaccTGTCCATGGCTGAATTTGCTATTTAAGGTTTTATTCTTTCTGCATATGAACCAGATTTAAGGTTCTAGTGTAGTCCTTCCTGCACTAAATAAGATAGAAGCAACAACAAATACTAATGTATATCCATGATCATAGATAGCATTCCATTTTAACTGAATGCAGTACCATCTGATGCCTCCAACATGTAGAAAATTCGTTTTCTTTTGATGATTACTGTAGaagttctttttggttttactATATGAAATTAGATGCtatttgtgaattgtgatgaaTGTTGTTATGAGTTATGACTTGAGGCTTAAGCACATGAGGAATGGTCAATAAGACTAGTTCATTATCTGGAAAAGCCCCTTTAAGAAACATATCCATGGTGGCTTCACTCTATTTCCCCttacattataatttaatacCAGAACAGTATAATTTacccaaatgatttttttttatgttctagAATTGGCATCATGGGTGTTTATTAGAAAAGTGACATTATGGATTGGTACTGGTGATAAGTTGTCCATTAATACCTCAAGAAATATTTCAAGCAAGAGGAGTAGAGGATAATTTATATTGCCTCTTGTTTATTTGTTGTTTACTTATTGGATTCCCTTACCTTCTTTCACTTCTTGAAACATGAAAGAACTAGTTTTGATGTTACCATTGTCTTGATTTGGTCACAATTATTGTAGGCACTTGTTAAGAAAGATCCAGTAAGACGTCAGGTTTTACGTGTTAAAGGTTGTTTGGCTGGATCAAAGGCTGAGAATCTTTTAGAACAAGGGGATATGGTTTTAGCAATCAACAAAGAACCAGTCACATGCTTCCGTGACATTGAAAATGCTTGCCAAGCTTTAGACAAATCCGACGCCAATGATGGGAAGCTTCACTTGACTATTTTCCGGCAGGTATGTGACAATATCTGCTCTCCCTGATTAaagttgttttatttctttctttttgattGAGTTTGTGGAGCCTGCAAAATATGAaactttatctttctttatttgTGGCATATGGATTATGATTGTGCCTTACTGATTGATTTGTGTGATTGTGTCAGGGACAAGAGGTTGAACTTTTTGTGGGAACAGATGTTAGGGATGGAAATGGCACTGCTCGTGCAATTAATTGGTGTGGTTGTATTGTCCAAGATCCACATCCAGCAGTGCGTGCTCTTGGATTTCTTCCCGAAGAAGGTCATGGTGTATATGTGGCAAGGTATGATTTTAACTTTGCACTTGCAAATTTTCAAGTCTGCATCAGGGTAAAAAAGTGCCTTTTTAATGGAGTGGCATGGTAGGATTATTATCTATGAAGCACAGACATAGAAATGGACATTGGACACGATACGGACACTGTGACACCtgtaatgtccaaaatatagGACACCCCgacacacacacaacaacaacaacaacgccttatcccactaggtggggtcggctacatggatcaacttccgccataatgttctatcaagtaccatacttctatccaaaccattaatttcgagatccttttttataacctctcttatagtctttttgggtcttcctctgcctcgaattgtttgtcttctctccatctggtctactctcctcactacagagtctaccggtcttctctctacatgcccaaaccacctaagtctattttccaccatcttctctacaataggcgctactccaaccctctctctaatagcttcgtttctaattttatcctgtcgagtcttaccacacatccaccgcaacatcctcatctccgctacaccgactttattctcatgttgactcttgaccgcccaacattctgttccgtataAAATCGCCGGTcgtaccgcagtccgataaaactttccctttagcttgatcggtacctttgcatcacataacacccccgatgcttttctccatttcatccatcatgcttgaatgcgatgattcacatccccttcaatttccccatcatcctgtattacagacccaagatatttaaaccgtgtgacttgagggataatatggtctcctattttcacctctgagttagaaaccctccttcttttgttgaacttacattccatatactccgatttgcttctgcttaggcgaaagccatgtgtttctagagctcgtctccaagtttccaacctctcattcaacttctccctcgactctccaaggaggactatgtcatctgcaaaatgATGTCTGTTTCTAGACACCccgacacacacacacacataattcaaatataacattttcctattataatgagtaaaaaaaaaaatacacttggAAACAGACATCATTCACAATTTGGGCTCAATGTTCCCTTAAGTTAAAAGGGATCTAATCCATCCTTCCATCTAAAAAGCAAAGAGACTGTGATGACTTATATGGCATTTTGCTGTCAATCTATCACACGCACAGCACAAGTTCTACAATTATCTTGACACTATATGGCACACAAACAGCAAATATCAAATAGAGATACTGTTGTCTCATTATTAATATGACACACACACGCACATAACAAGTAAATTAATATCGTACACCACCGGGTTCCATATGTGAAATAAAAACAGAGTTAGCCACTCCTTTTTAAAGCAAAGGAAGTATGCTAGTCGAGAATGAGAAATGAAGAAGAGGGTGGGAAGTCTGGGAACTATGGAAGTCATAAACTCACGATTAACAAGAAGAATTGAGAGAAGTCAGTGCAACAGTGGGCAGCCAAAATCAAAAGTGCCTCAGTCCAGCAAAGAAGAGGAAATTAGGAGAAATAGAGAGGCATATGCGATAAGTTTCTGTCTTTCtagtttctaaatttgaaatttgtcttgtaaaaatttcaaaataatttttttatacactgAAGCCGTGTCAAAGTTGTCTTTTAGTGTTGGAgctgcaaaaaaaattaatattttaatccgACACCGGAGCAGTGTCAGAGACGTGTTGTACGGGTGTCGGTGTTGGACTCGCACGGACACCGCAATGATGAGCAATGTCCGTGCTTCGTAGATTATTATATGTAAAATCGTATGAAGGCCTATTGTATTTTGTTTGCAAACTGCTGCTGTCATGCCAACTTCATGTGATGGCCTTCGATATTGGTCTAGTGACTAGATGTATGGTCTGAATTGTAATAATAACTTGCTCCTGTTCTTGCATTGCATGCTTGCATGACTACAGCATCTGCTTACAACAAAATTTGTCAAATTCACAGGTGGTGCCATGGGAGTCCTGTACATAGGTATGGTCTATATGCTCTTCAGTGGATAGTCGAAATTAATGGAAAACCAACTCCAAATATAGATTCTTTCGTTAAAGTGACAAAGGTATGGAATTTACTGTTGCATGGATGGAACTCACTTATATGCtgttatctttcttttcttcctacTTATAC encodes:
- the LOC100809144 gene encoding protease Do-like 7 isoform X1; translated protein: MGDPAERLGSEGLDSGAAVKTDDLCMEIDPPFQENVATAEDWRKALNRVVPAVVVLRTTATRSFDTESAAASYATGFVVDKRRGIILTNRHVVKPGPVVAEAMFLNREEVPVHPIYRDPVHDFGFFCYDPGAIQFLNYEEIPLAPEAACVGLEIRVVGNDSGEKVSILAGTLARLDRDAPHYKKDGYNDFNTFYMQAASGTKGGSSGSPVIDWQGRAVALNAGSKSSSASAFFLPLERVVRALRFLQKESETYVDKWKAVSIPRGTLQMTFLHKGFDETRRLGLRSETEQIVRHASPAGETGMLVVDSVVPGGPGYKHLEPGDVLVRVNGEVITQFLKLETLLDDSVNKNIELQIERGGTSKSLTLLVQDLHSITPDYFLEVSGAVIHPLSYQQARNFRFHCGLVYVAEPGYMLFRAGVPRHAIIKKFAGEEISCLDELISVLSKLSRGARVPLEYISYMDRHRRKSVLVTVDRHEWYAPPQIYTRDDSTGLWNAKPAFKLDSPFLSLGAKDVENLSRQSVSLTGEHACGGHVCGDNSQELVDGVTSMETNCEDPSECVSHHNASDGVVKKRKVDEDLSADGNVVADFSLNDSRETKLEKSSIIQDDMLMDYQGATAATANASVAERVIEPTLVMFEVHVPPSCMLDGVHSQHFFGTGVIIYHSQDMGLVAVDKNTVAISASDVMLSFAAFPVEIPGEVVFLHPVHNYALISYDPSALGPVGGSVVRAAELLPEPALRRGDSVYLVGLSRSLQATSRKSVVTNPCAALNIGSADSPRYRATNMEVIELDTDFGSTFSGVLTDEQGRVQAIWGSFSTQKKYKRRKMKTRKRREKTNFTQTSKGYLMLKFGCSTSEDHQFVRGIPIYAISQVLDKIISGANGSPLLINGVERPMPLVRILEVELYPTLLSKARSFGLSDDWIQALVKKDPVRRQVLRVKGCLAGSKAENLLEQGDMVLAINKEPVTCFRDIENACQALDKSDANDGKLHLTIFRQGQEVELFVGTDVRDGNGTARAINWCGCIVQDPHPAVRALGFLPEEGHGVYVARWCHGSPVHRYGLYALQWIVEINGKPTPNIDSFVKVTKELEHGEFVRVRTIHLNGKPRVLTLKQDLHYWPTWELRFNPNSAMWHRNIIKGLNCSSV